Proteins from a genomic interval of Kitasatospora kifunensis:
- a CDS encoding ATP-binding protein: MRGRLPSSVRFGGAVGADLHHDVRPSRSSTFSAVPGFVILARGFAVDVARSSGWNDDFALGLLVSELATNSIQAKASLFTVTVFEPYEDQSGRYLMFEVADDCPTVPAPKQRMPEVVEGQVPSENGRGLPLVDALSESWHAEKREHGKTICVTLKEEHQAAARSRTLSIRPTPSVA, translated from the coding sequence ATGCGCGGTCGACTCCCGTCTTCCGTGCGGTTTGGAGGAGCAGTGGGCGCGGATCTCCACCACGACGTTCGCCCGAGTAGAAGCAGCACCTTCTCTGCTGTACCGGGGTTCGTGATACTCGCACGCGGCTTCGCGGTTGATGTCGCTCGATCGAGTGGCTGGAACGACGACTTCGCCCTCGGGCTGCTGGTCAGCGAGCTGGCCACCAACTCCATCCAGGCGAAGGCCTCCCTCTTCACGGTCACGGTCTTCGAGCCGTACGAGGACCAGTCCGGCCGCTACTTGATGTTCGAGGTGGCGGACGACTGTCCGACTGTGCCCGCCCCGAAGCAGCGGATGCCGGAGGTCGTCGAAGGGCAGGTGCCGTCCGAGAACGGTCGGGGGCTGCCGCTGGTGGACGCCCTCTCCGAGTCGTGGCACGCGGAGAAGCGCGAGCACGGCAAGACCATCTGCGTCACGCTCAAGGAAGAACACCAGGCAGCGGCGCGCAGCCGCACTCTCTCGATTCGCCCCACGCCGTCCGTGGCGTAG
- a CDS encoding DUF397 domain-containing protein: MDQHDPYSHDVSESLEGWGKPRASLDTNNCVDVAEFPNGDVWVGDTKRPDLDYLAFDKGERIAVLIEIALGRDSRFYFGEEVRLAVLKALEAGDASLAIEAVRKEIAALAI; the protein is encoded by the coding sequence ATGGACCAGCACGACCCCTACAGTCACGACGTCTCTGAGAGCCTCGAAGGCTGGGGCAAGCCGCGTGCCTCGCTGGACACCAACAACTGCGTCGACGTCGCCGAGTTCCCCAACGGCGATGTGTGGGTGGGCGACACCAAGCGCCCGGACCTCGACTACCTCGCGTTCGACAAGGGCGAGCGCATCGCCGTGCTGATCGAGATCGCGCTCGGCCGGGACTCGCGGTTCTACTTCGGCGAGGAGGTCCGGCTCGCTGTCCTCAAGGCGCTGGAGGCCGGCGACGCCAGCCTCGCGATCGAGGCCGTCCGCAAGGAGATTGCCGCCCTGGCGATCTGA
- a CDS encoding Scr1 family TA system antitoxin-like transcriptional regulator, with the protein MSETMSAVNAEALGAELRAIRARRTLHVVGAGARIDPGNLSKIERGKRQIGEKELGRLLDYYKIDGEQREDLLGLLANDRVEVWWTPYQHLISPALEGRLTVEAKATLQEEMTHDTFGLMLQRREYAREIIESSWVAPGADDVELYLDMRSGRQRRMLDGSLHIHSIFSEAALHSSNDAEVMADQLEHLLRLPDSVELRMVPTSAGRFGRPGAVGVDRLSFDTPDTPYYLFSEGLSHRSVRESAIDNVRFNRVFKRLRKLALSPGDTGAAIKSRLKEIS; encoded by the coding sequence GTGTCCGAGACCATGTCGGCGGTCAATGCCGAGGCGCTGGGAGCCGAACTGCGGGCGATCCGTGCCAGGCGAACGCTGCATGTCGTCGGCGCCGGCGCCCGGATCGACCCGGGCAACCTCAGCAAGATCGAGCGCGGGAAGCGGCAGATCGGCGAGAAGGAACTCGGCAGGCTGCTCGACTACTACAAGATCGACGGCGAGCAGCGCGAGGACTTGCTGGGCCTGCTGGCCAACGACCGTGTCGAGGTCTGGTGGACGCCGTACCAGCACCTCATCTCACCGGCCCTGGAAGGGCGTCTCACCGTTGAAGCCAAGGCCACCCTTCAAGAGGAGATGACGCACGATACGTTCGGGCTGATGCTTCAACGCCGGGAATACGCGCGCGAGATCATCGAGAGCAGCTGGGTCGCGCCAGGCGCCGACGACGTCGAGCTGTACCTCGATATGCGGAGCGGGCGGCAGCGAAGGATGCTTGACGGAAGCCTGCACATTCACTCGATCTTCTCCGAGGCTGCCCTGCACTCCTCGAACGATGCCGAGGTCATGGCAGATCAGCTGGAACACCTCCTGCGTCTGCCGGACAGCGTCGAACTCCGGATGGTTCCCACGTCTGCGGGGCGCTTCGGAAGGCCCGGGGCCGTCGGAGTAGATCGCCTGAGCTTCGACACCCCCGACACGCCCTACTACCTCTTCAGCGAGGGTCTGAGTCATCGAAGCGTTCGGGAGTCGGCGATCGACAACGTCCGCTTCAACCGCGTCTTCAAGCGCCTTCGCAAGCTGGCGCTGTCGCCCGGCGACACTGGCGCAGCGATCAAATCCCGACTGAAAGAGATCAGCTGA
- a CDS encoding putative bifunctional diguanylate cyclase/phosphodiesterase: MDRTTGGALTRPPQGVAGAVLLLGILLAGAAPLIPLAVLVSRYEPELLPLFAVPMAVLVAAWRIARDRARDQLTDPLTGLPNRHALLLAAQEAIAEHEAEDGYSVGLILLDLDRFRSLNDTLGHAAGDRLLVHIGRRLHRVLRGGQLDAHPAAPGAGPGAAPPARGDAGAPPPTTAAGPLYLPGLPPQPGPPYPSGQPYPSGQPGPPAPPYPPSPPLPLGAPPAIPARPPLAALPPVPLGSLGAADRRRETEELLAGLPPVAEHARRAVVARMGGDEFAVLLPGVGQADTLERLAQALIAELAAPIRLDGLLLVLEASAGVCVYPQHAGDAESLLRRADVAMGHAQRGRTGVERYDHSQDADTPYRIGLLGDLRRALETGEVQLHYQPKVAFDGRVVGLEALLRWERPGRGKVSPDEFVGLAESSGLMPRLTDYVLEAAIGQLAAWRGQGLQVQVAVNVSPRDVLNPGFAERVAGHLCRHQVPAHALQLEITERLLLDDSRRAADTLAELRRHGVGMSLDDFGTGHSSLVRLRSLPVGELKIDRSFVSRMVADDHDAAVVRCSVELAHSLGLTVVAEGVEDDETWERLHGLGVDAVQGWLVSAALPADQATAWLRVHRTGPPSAERLTHLERWTGQAELRYPGLPGEPLSPPTEAPTTPQ; the protein is encoded by the coding sequence ATGGATCGTACGACCGGCGGCGCACTGACGCGTCCGCCGCAGGGGGTGGCGGGCGCGGTCCTGCTTCTCGGCATCCTGCTGGCCGGGGCCGCTCCGCTCATCCCGCTGGCCGTCCTGGTCAGCCGGTACGAGCCCGAGCTGCTGCCGCTCTTCGCGGTCCCGATGGCCGTCCTGGTGGCGGCCTGGCGGATCGCCCGTGATCGGGCCAGGGACCAACTCACCGACCCACTGACCGGCCTGCCGAACCGTCATGCCCTGCTCTTGGCCGCGCAGGAGGCGATCGCCGAGCACGAGGCCGAGGACGGGTACAGCGTCGGGCTGATTCTGCTCGATCTCGATCGGTTCCGGTCGTTGAACGACACCCTCGGGCATGCCGCCGGCGACCGCTTACTCGTGCACATCGGCCGCCGGCTGCACCGCGTGCTGCGCGGCGGCCAGCTGGACGCCCACCCGGCCGCGCCGGGGGCCGGGCCAGGCGCGGCCCCGCCCGCCCGGGGCGACGCCGGAGCACCACCGCCGACCACCGCCGCCGGCCCGCTGTACCTGCCCGGCCTGCCCCCTCAGCCCGGCCCGCCGTACCCGTCCGGACAGCCGTACCCGTCGGGCCAGCCCGGCCCGCCCGCCCCGCCGTACCCACCCAGCCCGCCGCTGCCGCTCGGCGCGCCCCCCGCCATCCCGGCGCGTCCGCCGCTCGCCGCCCTGCCGCCCGTCCCGCTGGGCTCGCTGGGCGCCGCCGACCGCCGTCGGGAGACCGAGGAGCTGCTGGCCGGCCTGCCGCCCGTCGCCGAGCACGCCCGCCGCGCGGTGGTGGCCCGGATGGGCGGGGACGAGTTCGCCGTCCTGCTGCCGGGTGTCGGCCAGGCCGACACCCTGGAGCGGCTGGCCCAGGCGCTGATCGCCGAACTCGCGGCGCCGATCCGCCTCGACGGCCTGCTGCTGGTGCTGGAGGCCAGCGCCGGTGTCTGCGTCTACCCGCAGCACGCGGGTGACGCAGAATCGTTGCTGCGCCGCGCGGACGTCGCGATGGGTCACGCCCAGCGCGGGCGCACCGGCGTCGAGCGGTACGACCACTCGCAGGACGCCGACACCCCCTACCGGATCGGCCTGCTCGGCGACCTGCGCCGGGCTCTTGAGACCGGTGAGGTGCAGCTGCACTACCAGCCCAAGGTGGCCTTCGACGGCCGGGTGGTTGGCCTGGAGGCGCTGTTGCGCTGGGAGCGGCCCGGGCGCGGCAAGGTCTCCCCGGACGAGTTCGTGGGCCTGGCCGAGTCCAGTGGTCTGATGCCCCGGCTCACCGACTACGTGCTGGAGGCCGCGATCGGCCAGCTCGCCGCCTGGCGCGGGCAGGGCCTGCAGGTGCAGGTGGCCGTCAACGTCTCGCCGCGCGACGTGCTCAACCCCGGCTTCGCCGAGCGGGTCGCCGGCCACCTGTGCCGCCATCAGGTCCCCGCCCACGCGCTGCAGCTGGAGATCACCGAGCGGCTGCTGCTCGACGACTCGCGGCGGGCCGCCGACACCCTGGCCGAGCTGCGCCGGCACGGCGTGGGGATGTCGCTGGACGACTTCGGCACCGGCCACTCCTCGCTGGTGCGCCTGCGCAGCCTGCCGGTCGGCGAACTGAAGATCGACCGCTCCTTCGTCTCCCGGATGGTCGCCGACGACCACGACGCGGCGGTGGTGCGCTGCTCGGTGGAGCTCGCCCACTCGCTGGGCCTGACCGTGGTGGCCGAGGGCGTGGAGGACGACGAGACCTGGGAGCGCCTGCACGGCCTGGGCGTGGACGCGGTGCAGGGGTGGCTGGTCTCGGCCGCGCTGCCCGCCGACCAGGCCACCGCTTGGCTGCGGGTGCACCGCACCGGACCGCCCTCCGCCGAGCGGCTCACCCACCTGGAACGCTGGACCGGGCAGGCCGAACTGCGCTACCCCGGCCTGCCCGGCGAGCCGCTGAGCCCGCCCACCGAGGCCCCCACCACCCCGCAGTAA
- the gatA gene encoding Asp-tRNA(Asn)/Glu-tRNA(Gln) amidotransferase subunit GatA — MTELTKAPVTKWTAAETAAAVAAGTVSAVEVAQAHLDRIDAVDKKVNAFLHVDTEGALAAARAVDDKRAKGEELGPLAGVPLALKDVFTTKGVPTTCGSKILEGWIPPYDATLTSRLKDAGVVILGKTNMDEFAMGSSTENSAYGTTGNPWDLSRIPGGSGGGSAAALAAFEAPLAIGTDTGGSIRQPGAVTGTVGVKPTYGSVSRYGLVAFSSSLDQGGPCARTVLDAALLHEAIAGYDPLDSTSIDAPVPAVVAAAKQRDVRGMRIGVVKEFAGEGYQAGVMQRFNESVELLRELGAEVVEVSCPSFTLALPAYYLIAPSEASSNLARFDAMRYGLRVGDDGIASAEQVTALTREAGFGPEVKRRIILGTYALSSGYYDAYYGSAQKVRTLISRDFDAAFAGVDVLVSPTTPTTAFPIGERADDPMAMYLADLCTIPSNLAGNAAMSLPCGLAPEDNLPVGLQIIAPAMADDRLYRVGGAVEAALNDKWGHTLLEEAPAL, encoded by the coding sequence ATGACCGAACTCACCAAGGCCCCCGTTACCAAGTGGACAGCCGCTGAGACCGCCGCCGCCGTCGCGGCCGGCACGGTCAGCGCGGTCGAGGTGGCCCAGGCTCACCTGGACCGGATCGACGCCGTCGACAAGAAGGTCAACGCCTTCCTGCACGTGGACACCGAGGGCGCGCTGGCCGCGGCCCGCGCGGTGGACGACAAGCGCGCCAAGGGCGAGGAGCTCGGCCCGCTGGCCGGCGTGCCGCTCGCGCTCAAGGACGTCTTCACCACCAAGGGCGTCCCCACCACCTGCGGTTCCAAGATCCTCGAAGGCTGGATCCCGCCCTACGACGCGACCCTGACGTCCCGTCTGAAGGACGCGGGCGTGGTCATCCTGGGCAAGACCAACATGGACGAGTTCGCGATGGGCTCCTCCACCGAGAACTCCGCCTACGGCACCACCGGCAACCCCTGGGACCTGTCCCGGATCCCCGGCGGCTCCGGCGGCGGCTCGGCGGCCGCGCTGGCCGCCTTCGAGGCCCCGCTCGCGATCGGCACCGACACCGGCGGCTCGATCCGCCAGCCCGGCGCCGTCACCGGCACGGTCGGCGTCAAGCCCACCTACGGCTCGGTCTCCCGTTACGGCCTGGTCGCCTTCTCCTCCTCGCTCGACCAGGGCGGCCCGTGCGCCCGCACCGTGCTGGACGCGGCGCTGCTGCACGAGGCGATCGCCGGCTACGACCCGCTGGACTCCACCTCGATCGACGCGCCGGTGCCGGCCGTGGTCGCCGCCGCCAAGCAGCGCGACGTGCGCGGCATGCGGATCGGCGTGGTCAAGGAGTTCGCCGGCGAGGGCTACCAGGCCGGCGTCATGCAGCGCTTCAACGAGAGCGTGGAGCTGCTGCGCGAGCTGGGCGCGGAGGTCGTCGAGGTCTCCTGCCCGTCCTTCACCCTGGCGCTGCCGGCGTACTACCTGATCGCGCCGAGCGAGGCCTCCTCCAACCTGGCCCGCTTCGACGCGATGCGCTACGGCCTGCGGGTCGGCGACGACGGCATCGCCTCCGCCGAGCAGGTCACCGCGCTCACCCGCGAGGCCGGCTTCGGCCCCGAGGTCAAGCGCCGCATCATCCTGGGCACCTACGCGCTCTCCTCCGGGTACTACGACGCGTACTACGGCTCGGCCCAGAAGGTCCGCACCCTGATCTCGCGCGATTTCGACGCGGCCTTCGCCGGCGTCGACGTGCTGGTCTCGCCGACCACCCCGACCACCGCCTTCCCGATCGGCGAGCGCGCCGACGACCCGATGGCGATGTACCTGGCCGACCTGTGCACCATCCCCTCGAACCTCGCGGGCAACGCGGCCATGTCGCTGCCCTGCGGTCTGGCTCCGGAGGACAATCTCCCGGTCGGCCTGCAGATCATCGCGCCCGCGATGGCGGACGACCGCCTGTACCGCGTGGGCGGCGCCGTCGAGGCCGCACTCAACGACAAGTGGGGGCACACCCTGCTGGAGGAGGCACCGGCACTGTGA
- the ligA gene encoding NAD-dependent DNA ligase LigA: MAAVEGWEEVPAEVRRRHAELAAEIEDHRVRYYEQDAPVVSDAEFDQLMRQLEAIEAEHPVLVTPDSPTQKVGGAAAEGFTKVEHRERLLSLDNAMDDEELTAWAERVARELDGVDYHYLCELKVDGLAVNLTYEHGRLVLAATRGTGRVGEDITTNIRTIKEIPHQLKGENIPALVEIRGEVYLPTEAFAELNASFAAENERRRVENEERAKEGKRPRALIKLFANPRNAAAGSLRQKDPLVTASRPLHMVVHGIGAREGFEIDCQSHAYQLLRDWGLPTARHNRVVATLEEVRAFIKQYGEQRHSVEHEIDGVVVKVDEIALQGRLGATSKSPRWAIAWKYPPEEVTAKLDRIQVGIGRTGRATPFAVLAEPVKVAGSMVQYATLHNQDVVKAKGVLLGDTVVLRKAGDVIPEILGPVEDLRDGTEREFVMPSHCHECGSELRPMSEGDIDLRCPNAQFCPAQVRERIAYLGGRESLDIEGLGYVAATALTQPLEPKEPPVKNEGDIFGLTVEQLLPIKVLVRDQKTGMPKLDDKTGKEKKVTFFANLKGEPKKTAGLLLDNLAAAKERPLWRYLNGLSIRHVGPVAAQALAREFRDLDAIFAADEAQLAAAEGVGPVIARAIIEWYEEEWHREIVHKWREAGVRFVEEAGEEAGERPLEGLTVVVTGTLADHTRDGAKEALVSRGAKVTGSVSKKTHFVVVGDNPGSKYDKAVQLGLAVLDDAGFAVLLERGPAAAREHLGLPPLETAPAESAAEPAAEPPVKESAEVTPEGADQA, translated from the coding sequence GTGGCGGCTGTCGAGGGCTGGGAGGAGGTCCCGGCGGAGGTGCGCAGGCGCCACGCTGAGCTGGCGGCCGAGATCGAGGACCACCGCGTCCGGTACTACGAGCAGGATGCGCCGGTCGTCAGCGACGCCGAGTTCGACCAGCTGATGCGCCAGTTGGAGGCGATCGAGGCCGAGCACCCGGTGCTGGTCACCCCCGACTCGCCCACCCAGAAGGTGGGTGGCGCGGCGGCCGAGGGCTTCACCAAGGTCGAGCACCGCGAGCGGCTGCTCAGCCTGGACAACGCGATGGACGACGAGGAGTTGACTGCCTGGGCCGAGCGGGTGGCCCGCGAGCTGGACGGCGTCGACTACCACTACCTGTGCGAGCTCAAGGTGGACGGCCTGGCCGTCAACCTCACCTACGAGCACGGCCGCCTGGTGCTCGCCGCCACCCGTGGGACGGGCCGGGTCGGCGAGGACATCACCACCAACATCCGCACCATCAAGGAGATCCCGCACCAGCTCAAGGGCGAGAACATCCCCGCCCTGGTGGAGATCCGCGGCGAGGTGTACCTGCCCACCGAGGCCTTCGCCGAGCTCAACGCCTCCTTCGCGGCCGAGAACGAGCGCCGCCGGGTGGAGAACGAGGAGCGCGCCAAGGAGGGCAAGCGCCCGCGCGCCCTGATCAAGCTCTTCGCCAACCCGCGCAACGCCGCCGCCGGTTCGCTGCGCCAGAAGGACCCGCTGGTCACCGCCTCGCGCCCGCTGCACATGGTGGTGCACGGGATCGGCGCCCGGGAGGGCTTCGAGATCGACTGCCAGTCGCACGCCTACCAGCTGCTGCGCGACTGGGGCCTGCCCACCGCCCGGCACAACCGGGTGGTCGCCACGCTCGAGGAGGTTCGCGCCTTCATCAAGCAGTACGGCGAGCAGCGCCACTCGGTCGAGCACGAGATCGACGGCGTGGTGGTCAAGGTGGACGAGATTGCGCTGCAGGGCCGGCTCGGCGCCACCTCCAAGTCGCCGCGCTGGGCGATCGCCTGGAAGTACCCGCCGGAGGAGGTCACCGCCAAGCTGGACCGGATCCAGGTCGGCATCGGGCGCACCGGGCGGGCCACCCCGTTCGCGGTGCTGGCCGAGCCGGTGAAGGTGGCCGGATCGATGGTCCAGTACGCCACGCTGCACAACCAGGACGTGGTCAAGGCCAAGGGCGTGCTGCTCGGCGACACCGTGGTGCTGCGCAAGGCCGGTGACGTGATCCCGGAGATCCTCGGCCCGGTGGAGGACCTTCGGGACGGCACCGAGCGGGAGTTCGTGATGCCGAGCCACTGCCACGAGTGCGGCAGCGAGCTGCGTCCGATGTCCGAGGGCGACATCGACCTGCGCTGTCCCAACGCGCAGTTCTGCCCGGCCCAGGTCCGCGAGCGGATCGCCTACCTGGGCGGCCGCGAGTCGCTGGACATCGAGGGCCTCGGCTATGTGGCCGCGACCGCGCTGACCCAGCCGCTGGAGCCCAAGGAGCCGCCCGTCAAGAACGAGGGGGACATCTTCGGCCTGACCGTCGAGCAGTTGCTGCCGATCAAGGTGCTGGTGCGCGACCAGAAGACCGGCATGCCGAAGCTGGACGACAAGACCGGCAAGGAGAAGAAGGTCACCTTCTTCGCCAACCTCAAGGGCGAGCCGAAGAAGACGGCGGGCCTGCTGCTGGACAACCTGGCGGCCGCCAAGGAGCGCCCGCTCTGGCGCTACCTCAACGGCCTGTCGATCCGGCACGTCGGCCCGGTGGCCGCGCAGGCGCTGGCCCGCGAGTTCCGCGACCTGGACGCGATCTTCGCGGCCGACGAGGCGCAGCTGGCCGCCGCCGAGGGGGTCGGTCCGGTGATCGCCCGGGCGATCATCGAGTGGTACGAGGAGGAGTGGCACCGCGAGATCGTGCACAAGTGGCGCGAGGCCGGGGTGCGGTTCGTCGAGGAGGCGGGCGAGGAGGCGGGGGAGCGGCCGCTGGAGGGGCTCACCGTGGTGGTCACCGGCACGCTGGCCGACCACACCCGGGACGGCGCCAAGGAGGCGCTGGTCTCGCGTGGAGCGAAGGTGACCGGCTCGGTTTCGAAAAAGACCCACTTCGTGGTGGTCGGTGACAATCCAGGGTCGAAGTATGACAAGGCGGTCCAACTCGGTCTGGCTGTCCTGGACGACGCCGGCTTCGCCGTCCTGCTGGAGCGCGGCCCGGCCGCGGCCCGTGAGCACCTGGGCCTGCCGCCCCTGGAGACGGCCCCCGCGGAGTCCGCCGCCGAGCCCGCTGCCGAGCCCCCCGTGAAGGAGTCGGCCGAGGTAACCCCCGAGGGGGCTGACCAGGCCTGA
- the gatC gene encoding Asp-tRNA(Asn)/Glu-tRNA(Gln) amidotransferase subunit GatC, with protein sequence MPGITREEVAHLARLSRLELQAEELDHFAEQLDVIIGAVARVSEVAGADVPPTSHPLPLTNVMRADEVRPSLTPEQALSGAPAAEEQRFRVPQILGED encoded by the coding sequence ATGCCTGGCATCACGCGCGAGGAGGTCGCCCACCTCGCCCGGCTGTCGCGTCTGGAGTTGCAGGCGGAGGAGCTGGACCACTTCGCCGAGCAGCTGGACGTGATCATCGGCGCGGTCGCCCGCGTTTCCGAGGTCGCCGGAGCGGACGTTCCGCCGACCTCCCACCCGCTGCCGCTGACCAACGTCATGCGCGCGGACGAGGTGCGCCCCTCGCTCACGCCCGAGCAGGCGCTGTCCGGCGCGCCGGCCGCCGAGGAGCAGCGTTTCCGCGTCCCGCAGATCCTCGGGGAGGACTGA
- the gatB gene encoding Asp-tRNA(Asn)/Glu-tRNA(Gln) amidotransferase subunit GatB, translated as MSVMNLVSYDDALASYDPVMGLEVHVELGTKTKMFCGCSTELGAEPNSQTCPTCLGLPGSLPVVNAVGVESAVRIGLALNCEIAQWCRFARKNYFYPDMPKNFQTSQYDEPIAFNGYLDVRLEDGETFRVEIERAHMEEDTGKSSHVGGATGRIHGATHSLLDYNRAGIPLIEIVTKPIEGAGKRAPEVAKAYVAELRELIKALGVSEARMDKGQMRCDVNLSLRPNGTETFGTRSETKNVNSLRSVERAARFEIMRHATVLTDGGTIVQETRHFHEEDGSTTSGRIKDNAEDYRYFPEPDLVPIAPAREWVEQLRAELPELPRVRRARLQAEWGLSDLDMQSVLNAGAVELIEQTIAAGAPADQARKWWLGELARRANESGTELAEQPITPVQVARVCALVAEGKLNDKLARQVIEGVLAGEGEPDEVVAGRGLAVVSDDSALGAAVDQVITDNPDVAEKIRGGKVQAVGALVGAVMKATRGQADAARVKDLILERLAAEGQ; from the coding sequence GTGAGCGTCATGAACCTGGTGTCCTACGACGACGCACTCGCCTCCTACGACCCGGTGATGGGTCTGGAGGTCCACGTCGAGCTGGGCACCAAGACGAAGATGTTCTGCGGCTGCTCCACCGAGCTGGGTGCCGAGCCGAACTCGCAGACCTGCCCGACCTGCCTGGGCCTGCCCGGCTCGCTGCCCGTGGTGAACGCGGTCGGCGTGGAGTCGGCCGTGCGCATCGGCCTGGCGCTGAACTGCGAGATTGCCCAGTGGTGCCGGTTCGCCCGGAAGAACTACTTCTACCCGGACATGCCGAAGAACTTCCAGACCTCGCAGTACGACGAGCCGATCGCCTTCAACGGCTACCTCGACGTGCGCCTGGAGGACGGTGAGACCTTCCGGGTCGAGATCGAGCGCGCGCACATGGAGGAGGACACCGGCAAGTCCAGCCACGTCGGCGGTGCCACCGGGCGGATCCACGGCGCCACGCACTCGCTGCTGGACTACAACCGGGCCGGCATCCCGCTGATCGAGATCGTCACCAAGCCGATCGAGGGCGCCGGCAAGCGCGCGCCCGAGGTGGCCAAGGCGTACGTGGCCGAGCTGCGCGAGCTGATCAAGGCGCTGGGCGTCTCCGAGGCGCGGATGGACAAGGGCCAGATGCGCTGCGACGTCAACCTGTCGCTGCGCCCGAACGGCACCGAGACCTTCGGCACCCGCTCGGAGACCAAGAACGTCAACTCGCTGCGCAGCGTGGAGCGGGCCGCCCGGTTCGAGATCATGCGGCACGCCACCGTGCTGACCGACGGCGGCACCATCGTGCAGGAGACCCGGCACTTCCACGAGGAGGACGGCAGCACCACCTCGGGCCGGATCAAGGACAACGCCGAGGACTACCGGTACTTCCCCGAGCCCGACCTGGTCCCGATCGCCCCGGCCCGCGAGTGGGTCGAGCAGCTGCGGGCCGAGCTGCCCGAGCTGCCGCGGGTGCGCCGGGCCCGGCTGCAGGCCGAGTGGGGCCTGTCCGACCTGGACATGCAGTCGGTGCTCAACGCCGGTGCGGTGGAGCTGATCGAGCAGACCATCGCGGCCGGTGCCCCGGCCGACCAGGCCCGCAAGTGGTGGCTGGGCGAGCTGGCCCGGCGGGCCAACGAGAGCGGCACCGAGCTGGCCGAGCAGCCGATCACCCCGGTCCAGGTGGCCCGGGTCTGCGCACTGGTGGCCGAGGGCAAGCTGAACGACAAGCTGGCCCGCCAGGTGATCGAGGGCGTGCTGGCCGGCGAGGGCGAGCCGGACGAGGTGGTGGCCGGACGCGGTCTGGCCGTGGTCTCGGACGACTCGGCGCTCGGTGCGGCGGTCGACCAGGTGATCACCGACAACCCGGACGTCGCCGAGAAGATCCGCGGCGGCAAGGTGCAGGCGGTGGGCGCGCTGGTCGGCGCGGTCATGAAGGCCACCCGCGGCCAGGCGGACGCGGCCAGGGTCAAGGACCTGATCCTGGAGCGGCTTGCCGCGGAAGGACAGTAA
- a CDS encoding RNA-guided endonuclease InsQ/TnpB family protein encodes MKRQRGHKALLELTAEQVIALDEQGHAARAMWNLLHDWWTMAGKCPLRRASLALADQHIRQARKEIPWLATLPAQAAQQVLKQYHRAWINCWEGRAGAPNFKSRIRSRMSVDVPQGRDLQIRRISRRWGQCRVPKLGLVRFRWTKDLPGATRNGPAGRVTGARLVKEAYGWHIVFRTETLMDDVQPKSTGRIVGIDRGITVPLALSDGTDRDHGPWLTAGERKRLVRLERKAARQHRSRKPGQPTSRRLTTTYDQIARYRATAKRRAADWQHKTTTELADTFIAIGIEDLAITNMVKSAKGTVENPGTRVRQKAGLNRAIAGEAWGRTVELLAYKLTDRGGHLIKVPAAGTSQRCSACGIITPGNRETQARFACKARGCGYTANADTNAARNIEHAAGRAVSGRGAFHCEGREASTTNDVHPRDVEISRLQPEEEVNPGCPPGSGLPSH; translated from the coding sequence ATGAAACGCCAGCGTGGACACAAAGCACTACTCGAACTGACGGCGGAACAGGTCATCGCCCTGGACGAGCAGGGTCATGCCGCGCGGGCGATGTGGAACCTGCTGCACGACTGGTGGACGATGGCCGGGAAGTGCCCGCTTCGGCGCGCGTCCCTCGCCCTCGCCGATCAGCACATCCGGCAGGCCCGGAAGGAAATCCCGTGGCTGGCCACGCTCCCCGCGCAGGCCGCGCAGCAGGTGTTGAAGCAATACCACCGCGCTTGGATCAACTGCTGGGAAGGTCGCGCCGGTGCTCCGAACTTCAAGTCCCGTATTCGCTCGCGCATGTCCGTGGACGTGCCGCAGGGGCGGGACTTGCAGATCAGGCGCATCAGTCGCCGATGGGGCCAGTGCCGGGTACCCAAGCTCGGCCTGGTCCGGTTCCGCTGGACGAAGGATCTTCCCGGTGCCACCCGGAACGGCCCAGCCGGTCGCGTGACCGGCGCGCGCCTGGTCAAGGAAGCCTACGGATGGCACATCGTCTTCCGCACCGAGACCCTCATGGACGACGTCCAGCCGAAGAGCACCGGACGCATCGTCGGCATCGACCGGGGAATCACCGTCCCGCTCGCCCTGTCGGACGGCACCGACCGCGACCACGGCCCCTGGCTCACCGCCGGCGAACGCAAGCGTCTCGTCCGGCTGGAACGCAAGGCCGCCCGCCAGCACCGCTCCCGTAAGCCCGGCCAGCCGACCAGCCGACGGCTGACCACAACCTACGACCAGATCGCCCGGTACCGCGCGACAGCCAAGCGCCGCGCCGCTGACTGGCAGCACAAGACGACCACCGAGCTCGCCGATACCTTCATCGCCATTGGGATCGAAGACCTGGCCATTACCAACATGGTCAAGTCCGCCAAGGGAACCGTGGAGAACCCCGGCACCCGCGTCCGGCAGAAAGCCGGGCTCAACCGCGCCATCGCCGGGGAGGCGTGGGGCCGAACCGTCGAACTCCTGGCGTACAAGCTCACCGACCGGGGCGGACACCTGATCAAGGTTCCCGCCGCTGGAACCTCCCAGCGTTGCTCGGCCTGCGGAATCATCACTCCCGGCAATCGGGAGACACAGGCCCGATTCGCCTGCAAGGCCCGTGGCTGCGGATACACCGCCAACGCGGACACCAACGCCGCACGCAACATCGAACACGCCGCCGGACGGGCGGTGTCAGGACGTGGAGCCTTCCACTGCGAAGGCCGAGAAGCGTCAACCACCAACGACGTGCACCCCCGCGACGTTGAAATCTCCCGGCTTCAGCCGGAAGAGGAAGTCAATCCGGGTTGTCCACCAGGCTCTGGGCTCCCCTCACACTGA